From a region of the Neobacillus niacini genome:
- a CDS encoding aminotransferase codes for MKSYLASRIEQIRPSGIRRFFDLANNMEGIISLGVGEPDFTTPWSICHASIQSIEQGFTSYTEIEGQIELRKEISSYMSNRFKVSYSPTTEIIVTVGGSQALDSSLRAIINPGDEVMIVEPSYVAYKALVSMAGGNPIPIVTSFEDEFKPHPEQIKQAISPRTKAIILCFPNNPTGSLLNQQELEAIAEIIVEHDLLVITDEIYAELTYEKDTFYSIASIKGMRDRTILVSGFSKAFAMTGWRLGFICAPEWLTQPILKVLQHTIISASTITQYGAIEALKNGQEYIVEMRNSYRKRRNFIVKQLNEIGLHCHLPEGAFYVFPSIRQTGQTSEQFAEKLLIRYKVAVVPGNAFGDSGEGYIRCSYATSIEKLQVAMERIKKFVGDVK; via the coding sequence ATGAAATCGTATCTTGCCTCTCGAATCGAACAAATAAGACCTTCTGGTATTCGTCGATTCTTTGATTTGGCTAATAATATGGAAGGAATAATCTCATTAGGAGTGGGTGAACCGGATTTTACCACACCTTGGTCTATATGCCATGCTTCCATCCAATCTATTGAACAGGGGTTTACTTCCTATACAGAAATAGAAGGTCAAATAGAACTACGTAAGGAAATATCATCCTATATGAGTAACCGTTTTAAAGTTTCCTACTCACCTACTACAGAAATAATTGTTACAGTAGGAGGTAGTCAAGCATTAGACAGTTCATTGAGGGCTATTATAAATCCTGGTGACGAAGTGATGATAGTAGAACCAAGCTATGTTGCTTATAAGGCGTTGGTTTCAATGGCTGGGGGGAATCCTATACCAATTGTTACTTCCTTTGAAGATGAGTTTAAACCTCATCCCGAACAAATTAAACAAGCGATTTCCCCAAGAACAAAGGCAATTATTCTTTGTTTTCCGAACAACCCTACAGGAAGTTTGTTGAACCAACAGGAATTAGAAGCAATAGCTGAAATTATCGTAGAACATGATTTGTTAGTTATTACTGATGAAATCTATGCTGAGTTGACATATGAAAAAGACACCTTTTACTCGATAGCCTCTATTAAGGGAATGAGAGACCGGACCATTCTTGTATCCGGATTTTCAAAAGCTTTTGCAATGACTGGATGGAGATTAGGTTTTATATGTGCTCCAGAATGGTTAACGCAACCGATATTAAAGGTCCTTCAACACACCATCATTAGTGCTTCAACTATAACTCAATATGGAGCAATTGAGGCGTTAAAAAATGGACAAGAATATATAGTTGAGATGAGAAATTCCTATCGTAAACGTAGAAATTTTATAGTAAAACAACTGAATGAAATAGGTTTACATTGTCATTTGCCAGAAGGGGCTTTCTACGTATTTCCATCGATTCGCCAAACTGGGCAAACGTCAGAACAGTTTGCGGAAAAACTTTTAATTCGATATAAGGTAGCCGTTGTACCCGGAAATGCATTCGGTGATAGTGGAGAAGGGTATATTCGATGCTCCTATGCAACTTCGATAGAAAAACTGCAAGTGGCGATGGAAAGAATAAAAAAATTTGTAGGGGATGTAAAATAA
- a CDS encoding PLP-dependent aminotransferase family protein, translating to MDWKPDRKAKKAIYKQLAEYIENGIANGTFPPDKPLPSERYLAKELNVNRSTVVSAYDELESNGLIQRNRGSGTTISKDIWGITKKRIPSWNRYIEAGSFLPNLPVTQRIRKEAVEHKLINLASGELSEDLFPLDSLRQITASRSFIGSLGYDHPQGNLILRETITKHVKQYRRIESDPSSILVTSGAQQALHLVVQCLLKPGDAVALEDPSYTYNLPIFKSAGIQPYFLSVNKDGINPDELLTLHKKHRIKMIFLNPSFQNPTGTLLHEKQRKAILEISSEHGIPVVEDDPYSLTSFTGEEVTTLKSMDIHGNVLYISSLSKIVASGLRIGWIIGPKPVIERLSDAKQQIDFGHASFTQWIANDFLESESFHSHINSLVKELEKRRDQIITSLNYYLKEQVEFSIPQGGIHLWCRIKNDFNEMQLLEESIKRGVIYVPGSTMGSKKGFVRFTFAREDEESIHEGIKRFAEALNSL from the coding sequence ATGGACTGGAAACCTGATCGTAAAGCTAAAAAAGCTATCTATAAACAGCTTGCCGAATACATTGAAAATGGTATTGCAAATGGAACATTTCCGCCAGATAAACCATTACCATCAGAAAGATACTTAGCTAAGGAACTTAACGTAAATAGAAGTACAGTGGTTTCCGCCTATGATGAGTTAGAATCAAATGGGCTGATTCAACGAAATAGAGGAAGCGGGACAACCATAAGCAAGGATATCTGGGGGATTACGAAGAAGCGTATCCCGAGCTGGAACAGATACATTGAGGCGGGATCATTTTTACCAAATTTACCTGTTACCCAGAGAATCCGAAAAGAAGCAGTCGAACATAAACTCATTAATTTAGCCAGTGGAGAATTATCCGAAGATCTTTTTCCCTTAGATTCTTTAAGACAGATTACTGCTTCTAGATCGTTTATCGGAAGCCTGGGATATGACCATCCACAAGGTAACCTTATTCTTAGAGAGACAATTACAAAGCATGTAAAGCAATATCGAAGAATTGAATCTGATCCTTCTTCGATATTAGTTACATCTGGCGCCCAGCAGGCCTTACACCTAGTAGTACAGTGCCTGTTAAAGCCTGGAGATGCAGTTGCTTTAGAGGACCCATCCTATACTTACAATCTTCCGATTTTTAAATCAGCCGGAATACAACCATATTTTCTTTCGGTTAATAAGGATGGAATAAACCCAGATGAATTATTAACTTTACATAAAAAACATCGAATTAAAATGATATTCTTAAACCCTTCATTTCAAAATCCTACAGGGACCTTACTTCATGAAAAACAGAGGAAAGCGATTTTAGAAATATCCTCTGAACATGGGATTCCCGTAGTGGAGGACGATCCATATAGTCTAACTTCTTTTACGGGTGAAGAGGTTACAACATTAAAATCGATGGATATTCATGGAAACGTCTTATATATTAGCTCTTTATCAAAGATAGTTGCTTCAGGGTTAAGAATTGGTTGGATTATCGGACCAAAGCCAGTCATTGAAAGGCTATCCGACGCGAAACAACAAATTGACTTCGGGCATGCAAGCTTTACTCAATGGATTGCAAATGATTTTTTAGAATCGGAAAGTTTCCATTCACATATCAATAGTTTGGTGAAGGAGTTAGAAAAACGAAGGGATCAAATTATCACTAGCCTTAATTATTATTTAAAGGAACAAGTTGAATTTTCAATCCCTCAGGGAGGCATTCACTTATGGTGCCGGATAAAAAACGACTTTAACGAAATGCAATTACTGGAGGAATCCATAAAAAGGGGAGTTATTTATGTCCCTGGTTCCACCATGGGATCCAAAAAGGGGTTTGTGCGGTTTACATTCGCTAGGGAAGATGAGGAATCAATACATGAAGGAATTAAAAGGTTTGCAGAAGCTCTTAATTCTCTTTAA
- a CDS encoding SCO family protein, translating to MVKIIVSFFFVLLLTSCGKGIKDPLNWELPNFSATTEKGKNISLRDLKGQVWVADFIFTNCATVCPPMTANMTKLQGMLIEKGLDVDIVSFSVDPTVDTPKKLKEYVMKFNGDITKWHLLTGYSQEFIEEYAMKNFKTIVKKPGTDNQVIHGTSFFLIDQDGNVVKSYDGIDVPYDDMIKDIKIITK from the coding sequence ATGGTTAAGATTATTGTGTCGTTTTTCTTTGTTCTTCTGCTAACCAGCTGCGGAAAAGGAATAAAAGATCCTCTGAATTGGGAGCTACCCAACTTTTCGGCCACAACAGAAAAAGGAAAAAATATAAGTTTAAGAGATTTAAAGGGACAAGTCTGGGTTGCAGATTTTATCTTTACCAATTGTGCCACCGTTTGTCCACCTATGACCGCTAATATGACCAAACTGCAAGGGATGTTAATAGAAAAAGGATTAGATGTGGACATCGTCTCATTCAGCGTAGATCCAACCGTAGATACACCTAAGAAATTAAAGGAATATGTCATGAAATTTAATGGAGATATAACAAAATGGCATCTATTAACCGGATATTCACAAGAATTTATTGAAGAATATGCTATGAAGAATTTCAAAACCATTGTAAAAAAACCAGGCACAGATAACCAAGTCATCCATGGTACTTCTTTTTTTCTTATTGATCAAGATGGGAATGTGGTCAAAAGTTATGATGGAATTGATGTTCCTTATGACGATATGATTAAAGATATTAAAATTATTACTAAGTAA
- a CDS encoding helix-turn-helix domain-containing protein: MNQISCLLNHNPIKASGLDNSELIYYYSDDLLVIIQTDNIDSIKTELINITNDLGKVNQKNNAKQYSIVINQILDEIDKHISNPDLSLKWMAQEIIFMNKDYLGKQFKKETGQTFTDYLMQYRMNRAMELIAKTNDLKVCDVAEKIGFKNNPAYFSRAFKKFTGVTPLTYQKKIESENTIKVE; the protein is encoded by the coding sequence ATGAATCAGATTAGTTGTCTGTTAAATCACAATCCTATAAAAGCTTCTGGACTGGATAATTCTGAGCTCATTTATTATTACTCAGATGATCTTTTAGTTATAATCCAAACGGATAATATTGACTCTATCAAAACAGAATTAATTAACATTACAAATGATTTAGGCAAAGTAAACCAAAAAAACAATGCCAAGCAATATAGTATAGTAATAAATCAAATTTTGGATGAGATTGATAAACACATAAGTAATCCTGATTTATCATTAAAGTGGATGGCTCAAGAAATAATCTTTATGAATAAGGACTATTTAGGAAAGCAATTTAAAAAAGAAACCGGGCAAACCTTTACCGATTACTTAATGCAATATCGCATGAATAGGGCTATGGAACTTATCGCTAAAACTAACGATTTAAAGGTCTGCGATGTAGCAGAAAAAATAGGCTTTAAAAATAACCCTGCTTATTTTAGTAGGGCATTTAAGAAATTTACTGGTGTAACACCTTTAACTTATCAAAAAAAAATAGAAAGTGAAAACACCATAAAGGTAGAGTAA
- a CDS encoding bifunctional 3-deoxy-7-phosphoheptulonate synthase/chorismate mutase, with product MANDKLDQLRTRVDELNLEVLRLINERARLVQKIGQIKENQGVFRYDPVRERTMLDTIKENNDGPFDNSTIDHIFKEIFKASLDLQKDDHKKVLLVSRKKKPEDTIVTLKGEEIGDGKTHFVFGPCSVESYEQVALVAKSMKEKGLRLLRGGAYKPRTSPYDFQGLGVEGLKILKRVADEFDMAVISEIVSPADIEFALDYIDVIQIGARNMQNFELLKAAGAVKKPVLLKRGLAATIEEFINAAEYIMAQGNDKIILCERGIRTYEKATRNTLDISAVPILKQETHLPVMVDVTHSTGRRDLLLPTAKAAIAIGADGVMAEVHPDPAVALSDSQQQMDLDQFNKFYNELLASNLLMV from the coding sequence ATGGCTAATGACAAATTAGATCAATTAAGAACAAGAGTTGACGAATTAAACTTGGAGGTATTGAGGCTCATTAATGAAAGGGCACGACTAGTTCAGAAAATCGGGCAGATTAAAGAGAATCAGGGGGTATTCCGTTACGATCCTGTCCGTGAAAGAACAATGCTCGATACCATTAAAGAAAATAATGATGGACCATTCGACAATTCAACAATCGATCATATTTTTAAGGAAATTTTTAAAGCTAGTTTAGATTTACAAAAAGATGATCATAAGAAAGTATTACTTGTTTCACGTAAGAAAAAGCCTGAAGACACGATTGTTACATTAAAAGGTGAAGAAATTGGGGACGGAAAGACTCACTTTGTCTTTGGACCATGTTCAGTTGAGTCATATGAACAAGTAGCATTAGTTGCAAAATCGATGAAAGAAAAAGGTCTAAGGCTTCTTCGCGGTGGAGCTTATAAGCCTAGGACTTCTCCATACGATTTCCAAGGATTAGGTGTAGAAGGATTAAAAATATTAAAACGTGTTGCTGATGAGTTTGATATGGCTGTTATTAGTGAAATTGTAAGTCCTGCAGATATTGAATTTGCATTAGATTATATTGATGTCATTCAAATTGGCGCTCGGAATATGCAAAACTTTGAACTATTAAAAGCAGCAGGCGCAGTTAAAAAGCCTGTTTTATTAAAGAGGGGGTTAGCTGCAACAATTGAAGAATTTATCAATGCTGCAGAGTACATTATGGCTCAAGGTAATGATAAAATCATCCTTTGTGAGAGAGGCATTAGAACTTACGAAAAAGCTACAAGAAATACGCTTGATATTTCCGCCGTTCCTATTTTAAAACAAGAAACACATTTACCGGTTATGGTAGATGTTACTCACTCAACAGGTAGAAGAGATTTACTTCTTCCAACAGCTAAGGCTGCGATTGCAATTGGAGCAGATGGGGTGATGGCTGAAGTTCATCCGGATCCTGCTGTTGCCCTATCAGATTCCCAACAGCAAATGGATCTTGATCAATTTAATAAATTCTATAATGAATTACTTGCATCTAACTTACTCATGGTATAG
- a CDS encoding TRAP transporter substrate-binding protein — protein sequence MRKLLSFVTTGILAAGLLAGCGNAANNTADGGGKESEVKAKTFKLAHNMSEDHPVHKALADFAEKVEENSDGQMKVEIFANGVLGAEKEVLEQLQGGAVDMTKVSAAALESFAPEYAVFSLPYLFVSKDHFYKSMESEAVQKLYGANKDKGFVGLTYYDSGARSFYTKDKVIKTPDDLKGLKIRVQDSPTAIDMVKLLGGNATPMAYGEVYTALQAGVIDGAESNETALTTGKHGEVAKEFSINEHTMIPDILVMSATTWNSLSEEQQKILTDAAASSTEYQKELWNKAIEEAITEAESKMDVKFTEVDKEPFIEKVKPMHEEYSKKDPNIKEIMDAIEALK from the coding sequence ATGAGAAAATTGTTATCTTTTGTTACAACTGGTATTTTAGCAGCTGGACTTTTGGCTGGATGTGGCAATGCAGCAAATAATACTGCTGACGGAGGCGGAAAGGAATCAGAAGTTAAGGCGAAAACTTTTAAGCTCGCCCATAACATGAGTGAAGACCATCCGGTTCACAAAGCCCTTGCTGATTTCGCCGAGAAGGTTGAAGAAAACTCTGATGGGCAAATGAAAGTTGAAATTTTTGCGAATGGTGTACTTGGAGCGGAAAAGGAAGTACTAGAGCAGCTGCAAGGCGGAGCTGTAGATATGACGAAAGTAAGTGCAGCAGCCCTAGAGAGCTTTGCTCCTGAATATGCTGTTTTCAGCCTCCCATATTTATTCGTCAGCAAGGATCATTTTTATAAATCTATGGAATCGGAAGCGGTTCAGAAGCTTTACGGTGCAAACAAGGATAAAGGATTTGTAGGTTTGACCTACTATGATTCCGGAGCAAGAAGCTTCTATACGAAAGATAAGGTTATAAAGACTCCGGATGATTTAAAAGGTTTAAAGATTCGTGTTCAGGATTCACCGACTGCAATAGATATGGTCAAGTTATTAGGTGGGAACGCAACGCCAATGGCGTACGGTGAGGTTTATACGGCACTGCAAGCGGGAGTTATCGATGGAGCGGAAAGCAATGAAACCGCATTAACAACTGGGAAGCACGGAGAAGTTGCGAAAGAGTTTTCTATTAATGAACATACAATGATTCCGGATATTCTTGTTATGAGTGCTACTACATGGAACAGCCTATCTGAAGAACAGCAGAAAATTCTAACTGATGCAGCGGCGTCCTCTACAGAATATCAAAAGGAACTGTGGAATAAAGCAATCGAAGAGGCAATAACAGAAGCGGAGTCCAAGATGGACGTGAAATTCACTGAGGTCGATAAAGAACCATTTATCGAGAAGGTTAAGCCTATGCATGAGGAGTACAGCAAGAAAGATCCTAACATCAAAGAAATCATGGATGCTATTGAAGCTCTAAAATAA
- the hemQ gene encoding hydrogen peroxide-dependent heme synthase produces the protein MSNAAETLEGWYCFNDFRKINWKSWRSLNEHQRQEILEEIVELWDEWTDNQEKGKGSHALFQIAGHKADIMLMFLRPTLEELFQIELAFNKTKFAEYTEQSTSYLSVVELSNYLPKGEDPYSKPEIRTRLFPKIPTTDYICFYPMNKLRSGSDNWYMLSTEDRNQMMRSHSLIGRKYAGKVKQIILGSVGFDNYEWGVALFAEDPIQFKKLIYEMRFDEVSARFGEFGSFFVGKYVSKQHFNHLLRL, from the coding sequence ATGTCTAATGCTGCAGAAACACTTGAGGGATGGTACTGCTTTAACGATTTTCGCAAAATAAATTGGAAGAGCTGGAGGTCCTTGAACGAGCATCAACGTCAAGAAATTCTTGAGGAAATAGTGGAATTGTGGGACGAATGGACCGATAACCAAGAGAAAGGGAAAGGCAGTCATGCCCTCTTTCAAATTGCAGGGCATAAAGCAGATATCATGCTTATGTTCCTCCGTCCGACCTTGGAAGAATTATTTCAGATTGAACTAGCTTTTAATAAAACAAAATTTGCTGAGTATACAGAACAATCTACATCGTATTTATCGGTAGTAGAACTTAGTAACTATCTTCCTAAGGGGGAAGATCCATATAGTAAACCGGAAATAAGAACACGATTGTTTCCAAAAATTCCTACCACCGACTATATTTGTTTTTATCCCATGAATAAACTTCGCAGCGGTAGTGATAATTGGTACATGTTATCAACCGAAGACCGAAATCAAATGATGCGAAGCCACAGCTTAATCGGAAGAAAGTACGCGGGGAAAGTAAAACAGATTATTTTAGGGTCGGTTGGATTTGATAATTATGAATGGGGCGTAGCTCTATTTGCAGAGGACCCTATCCAATTTAAAAAACTTATTTATGAAATGCGTTTTGATGAAGTTAGTGCGAGATTTGGAGAGTTTGGTTCGTTTTTTGTAGGAAAGTATGTGTCTAAACAACACTTTAATCATCTATTACGACTATGA
- the deoC gene encoding deoxyribose-phosphate aldolase: MNLAKLIDHTLLSPDTKEKDIINLCQEAKQYGFASAVVNPAWVSLSAELLRDSDVNVCTVIGFPLGANTPETKAFETKNAIENGAVEVDTVINIGALKDKNDALVEEDIRSVVEAAKGKALVKVIIESCLLTNEEKVRACKISVKAGADYVKTSTGFSLHGATVEDVAMMRKAVGPNVGVKASGGVKNIEDMKAMVDAGATRIGTSSAIKILG, encoded by the coding sequence ATGAACTTAGCAAAATTAATCGATCATACATTACTTTCACCTGACACCAAAGAAAAAGATATCATTAATTTATGCCAAGAAGCAAAACAATATGGCTTTGCATCAGCAGTTGTAAATCCTGCATGGGTAAGCTTATCAGCAGAACTTTTGCGCGATTCGGATGTAAATGTCTGTACGGTTATAGGATTTCCTTTAGGTGCCAACACGCCCGAAACAAAGGCATTTGAAACCAAAAATGCGATTGAAAACGGAGCGGTAGAAGTAGATACAGTGATAAATATTGGGGCATTAAAAGACAAAAACGATGCACTAGTTGAGGAAGATATACGATCAGTTGTGGAGGCTGCAAAAGGAAAGGCTCTAGTAAAAGTTATTATTGAGTCATGTCTATTAACGAATGAAGAAAAAGTACGAGCATGCAAAATTTCTGTAAAAGCTGGAGCAGACTACGTCAAGACTTCAACAGGTTTTTCTTTGCATGGAGCAACTGTTGAAGATGTTGCGATGATGAGAAAAGCAGTTGGACCAAATGTTGGAGTTAAGGCTTCAGGGGGAGTTAAGAATATTGAAGATATGAAAGCAATGGTAGATGCTGGAGCAACAAGAATTGGGACCAGCTCTGCCATAAAAATACTAGGTTAG
- a CDS encoding TRAP transporter large permease, which translates to MGAIETGLVMVISFIILMAMGVPISVATGIASFIAAIMIVPFDVAIFTAAQKMVTGIDSFSLLAVIFFILSGIIMNNGGIALRLVNLAKLLGGSLPGSLAHTNVVGNMLFGSISGSAVAAAAAIGGTMAPLQEKEGYNKAYSAAVNIASSPTGLLIPPSGAFIIYSMVSGGTSIAALFLAGYVPGILMGLTVMAIAYYIAKKENYPVAKRPSFSEGSKVIIDAIPSLLLIVIVIGGIVAGVFTATEGSAVAVLYSVILSIIYKTLKWSDVPKILGETVVMTGIVLFLVAASSIMSWVMAFSGIPAAISEAVLSISDKPIVILLIMNVVLLLVGTVMDITPAILIFTPIFLPIVTQIGMDPVHFGIVLVFNLCIGIVSPPSGSSLFVGCSVGGVSIEAVTRPLLIFMAGLIVTLLLVTYIPAITLFVPKLFGAM; encoded by the coding sequence ATGGGTGCGATTGAAACAGGTTTAGTGATGGTAATAAGCTTTATTATTTTAATGGCAATGGGGGTTCCAATTTCTGTAGCCACCGGAATAGCATCTTTTATTGCTGCGATCATGATTGTACCGTTTGACGTTGCCATTTTTACGGCAGCTCAAAAAATGGTAACTGGAATCGACAGTTTTTCCCTTTTGGCCGTCATCTTTTTCATTTTGTCTGGAATTATTATGAATAACGGGGGAATCGCCCTGCGTCTTGTCAACCTTGCAAAGTTACTGGGCGGCAGTCTTCCTGGATCACTAGCTCATACTAATGTCGTAGGGAACATGCTGTTTGGATCGATTTCAGGTTCTGCAGTAGCGGCAGCGGCTGCCATCGGTGGTACTATGGCTCCGCTTCAGGAAAAAGAAGGGTATAACAAAGCATATTCTGCCGCTGTAAATATTGCCTCTTCCCCCACAGGTCTATTGATTCCTCCGAGCGGAGCATTTATTATTTACTCGATGGTCAGCGGAGGAACTTCGATTGCCGCATTATTTTTAGCAGGCTATGTACCGGGAATCCTAATGGGGCTAACGGTTATGGCGATTGCCTACTATATTGCTAAAAAAGAGAATTATCCAGTAGCAAAAAGACCGAGCTTTTCTGAGGGTTCCAAAGTTATTATTGACGCCATTCCAAGCTTACTACTCATCGTGATTGTTATCGGGGGAATCGTGGCAGGAGTCTTTACTGCAACGGAAGGTTCTGCGGTCGCTGTTTTATACTCTGTCATTCTATCTATTATTTATAAAACCTTAAAATGGTCCGATGTTCCCAAGATATTAGGTGAAACAGTTGTAATGACAGGGATTGTGCTATTCCTGGTCGCGGCTTCCTCAATCATGTCCTGGGTAATGGCGTTTAGCGGTATACCTGCTGCGATCAGTGAGGCTGTATTATCCATTTCAGATAAACCTATCGTTATTCTATTAATTATGAATGTCGTATTGCTTTTAGTCGGCACCGTAATGGATATTACACCGGCAATCCTGATTTTTACCCCCATCTTTTTACCAATTGTAACTCAAATAGGTATGGATCCTGTACATTTTGGAATTGTTTTAGTTTTTAACCTCTGCATTGGTATTGTGAGTCCGCCATCCGGAAGCAGTTTGTTTGTCGGATGCAGTGTTGGAGGGGTTAGCATAGAGGCAGTAACAAGACCGCTATTAATTTTCATGGCAGGTTTAATTGTTACGTTACTGCTCGTAACGTATATTCCAGCTATTACCTTGTTTGTTCCGAAACTATTTGGAGCCATGTAG
- a CDS encoding aminotransferase class I/II-fold pyridoxal phosphate-dependent enzyme: MDQFETPLFTALKKHAEKNPIQFHIPGHKKGNGMDPDFREFIGKNALSIDLINIGPLDDLHLPKGIIKQSQELAAEAFGADYTFFSVQGTSGAIIAMIMSACGPGDKILVPRNVHKSIMSAIVFSGAIPIFIHPEVDSYFGISHGITPGSIERALELHPDTKAVLVINPTYYGVSGDLKRIVKIAHSRNIPVLVDEAHGAHIHFHRELPLSAMEAGADMAATSVHKLGGSLTQSSILNLQGKLVSPKRVQSVLSMLTTTSTSYLLLSSLDVARKSLATEGQALLEDTIRKAEETRTKINEIPHLYCMGREVLESSAAEAMDPTKLLISVKELGITGYDVEKWLRARFNIEVELSDLYNILCIVTPGDTEEDLLTFIQALTELSQEYKTHVDKNVDSSVLLPEIPLLVLTPRDAFYADTEVIPFEESAGRIIAEFVMVYPPGIPIFIPGEIITQDNLVYTRMNVEAGLPVQGAEDVELKNIRVIKEQLAIK; the protein is encoded by the coding sequence GTGGACCAATTTGAAACTCCGTTATTTACAGCCTTAAAAAAACACGCAGAAAAGAATCCGATTCAATTTCATATCCCAGGACATAAAAAAGGAAATGGAATGGATCCTGATTTTAGAGAATTCATTGGCAAAAATGCTCTATCAATCGACTTAATCAATATAGGACCACTTGATGATTTACATCTTCCTAAAGGAATTATAAAACAGTCACAAGAGTTAGCTGCCGAAGCATTTGGTGCAGATTATACCTTCTTCTCTGTACAGGGTACTAGCGGGGCTATTATAGCTATGATTATGTCTGCTTGTGGACCTGGTGATAAAATACTGGTGCCTCGAAATGTTCATAAATCGATAATGAGTGCCATTGTTTTTTCAGGTGCTATTCCTATCTTTATTCATCCTGAAGTGGATTCCTATTTTGGTATCTCACATGGAATTACACCAGGTTCTATCGAACGAGCATTAGAGCTTCATCCTGATACCAAAGCAGTTCTTGTTATTAATCCAACCTATTATGGTGTGTCGGGTGATTTAAAAAGAATAGTAAAAATCGCTCATTCCAGGAATATTCCTGTACTTGTAGATGAAGCCCATGGAGCACATATTCATTTTCATAGGGAATTGCCTTTATCTGCTATGGAAGCAGGTGCGGATATGGCTGCAACAAGTGTTCATAAATTAGGAGGTTCTCTTACACAGAGTTCTATATTGAATTTGCAAGGGAAACTTGTTTCTCCAAAAAGGGTACAATCTGTCTTAAGTATGTTAACAACAACTTCGACTTCTTATTTACTACTTTCATCTTTAGATGTGGCAAGAAAATCACTGGCTACTGAAGGACAAGCGCTACTAGAGGACACGATTCGAAAAGCAGAAGAAACTCGCACGAAAATTAATGAAATTCCTCATCTCTATTGTATGGGCCGTGAAGTTTTGGAATCAAGCGCGGCAGAAGCGATGGATCCAACTAAGCTGCTAATCTCAGTAAAAGAGCTTGGTATTACAGGTTACGATGTGGAAAAATGGCTTCGTGCTCGATTTAATATTGAAGTGGAATTATCTGATCTCTACAACATTCTTTGTATCGTCACTCCTGGTGATACTGAGGAAGATTTATTAACATTTATTCAAGCCTTAACCGAACTATCCCAAGAATACAAAACACATGTGGACAAGAATGTAGACAGCTCGGTTTTGTTGCCTGAGATTCCTTTGTTAGTTTTGACACCGCGAGATGCTTTTTATGCTGATACAGAAGTGATTCCTTTTGAAGAGTCCGCAGGAAGAATCATTGCAGAATTTGTAATGGTTTATCCACCTGGAATTCCTATTTTTATACCGGGAGAAATTATCACTCAGGATAATCTAGTATATACAAGGATGAATGTTGAAGCCGGGCTTCCCGTTCAAGGTGCTGAGGATGTTGAACTAAAAAATATACGTGTCATTAAAGAACAGTTAGCAATTAAATAA
- a CDS encoding TRAP transporter small permease produces MKTIRSFLNKLIMFVGGVFTIIMVFGAIWQVFSRYVLGNPSTITEELLRFGLIWTTMLGASYAFGTNEHLAITGVLDKLKGKNQKALRMVNDLFIIGFAGAVMIKGGLNIVNTTMAQLTPILQIPVGVIYSIVPISGVIIIIYQLLNMPDWLKKKEEIL; encoded by the coding sequence ATGAAAACAATACGAAGTTTCCTTAATAAGTTAATTATGTTTGTAGGGGGCGTATTTACCATCATCATGGTTTTCGGTGCAATCTGGCAGGTCTTTAGCCGATATGTTTTGGGGAATCCAAGCACGATTACTGAAGAGTTGCTTCGTTTCGGACTCATATGGACCACAATGTTGGGAGCAAGTTATGCTTTCGGTACAAACGAGCATTTGGCGATTACCGGAGTATTAGATAAATTAAAAGGTAAAAATCAAAAGGCCCTTAGAATGGTTAATGATTTGTTCATTATTGGCTTTGCCGGTGCAGTCATGATCAAAGGCGGGTTAAACATTGTAAATACGACCATGGCACAATTAACACCGATTCTGCAAATTCCGGTTGGAGTGATTTATTCCATCGTGCCTATTTCCGGAGTGATTATTATCATTTATCAACTATTAAATATGCCCGATTGGTTGAAAAAGAAAGAGGAAATTTTATAG